In the Muricauda sp. MAR_2010_75 genome, one interval contains:
- a CDS encoding FG-GAP-like repeat-containing protein: protein MLDSASTGITFTNQLTESDSLNYFTYQYMYMGGGTAIGDINNDGLADIFLTGNMVDNKLYLNKGGMKFEDITQTAGISGDSRWYTGVSLVDINNDGHLDIYLSVSGKNGNKSNQLYVNNGDLTFSERAGEYGINDNGQSIQSTFFDYDKDGDLDLFVINYPITDFKTANTVYRMMINRADMAKSDHLYTNNGDGTFTNVTEKSGLLNFGLSVSSSIADYNNDGWDDIYVSNDFSTPDYLYINNGDGTFTDKLSEATKQVSFYGMGTDAEDVNNDGLLDLVQMDMAPEDNRRSKANMASMNVGLFWSTVNHGFHYQYMYNSFQLNQGMDADGLPIFSNIGWMAGISSTDWSWGPLIADFDNDGWKDLFITNGTRREINNKDFFKNLEKDHVDLNKASLVDLVNEMPSEKIDNYIFKNTNGLQFKKVNEDWGLTYKGFSNGAAYGDLDNDGDLDLVVNNIDDTCRVFQNNTSEIKDGHYLRVKLVSDQPNHMGIGTKVTVISGGLTQFFHLNPTKGFQSFMEPVLHFGLGKSNKIDSLMVDWSDGSREVSVDINADQTLTFTKGENQKQERPEATMEQMFQLTLQKFDTIFWHSENPYNDFGKQVLLPHKLSNFGPAMAVADINGDGLDDIFVGNGAGFPAAMYVQQPDETFVLTHGIWEQDKKYEDLGALFFDANNDGNQDLYVVSGGNGFTDEEMFQDRLYLNFNGTFQKSEGILPKITGSGSRVIPSDIDHDGDIDLFVGGRISPQNYPNPGRSYLLVNQMDQGVPKFVDATDELAPGLADIGMVTDALWNDFDENGTTDLIVVGEWLPLTIYSQENGRFIDRTSDFGFADTTGWWSSIDGADFDKDGDVDIIVGNLGLNYKYQATPEASFELYANDFDENGNTDIALGYHNEGVLYPVRGRQCSSEQIPAIQLKFKDYNSFAQASLEEVYGKENLKESQHFTVKSFASVLLENKGKGSYESKQLPLMAQLSPINDILIEDFNNDGLLDVIIGGNLYASEIETPRNDASIGLLLLGDGECGFSPMPYSKSGINMAYDVKTLGLIKKDNGFSVVIANNQGPLELLSQSFPVP from the coding sequence TTGCTTGACAGTGCATCCACCGGAATCACCTTCACCAACCAATTAACAGAGAGCGATTCCTTAAATTACTTCACATACCAGTACATGTACATGGGTGGTGGCACTGCTATTGGTGACATCAACAATGACGGCCTTGCCGATATTTTCCTAACCGGAAATATGGTGGACAACAAGCTTTACCTGAACAAGGGAGGAATGAAATTCGAGGATATTACCCAAACTGCAGGAATCAGCGGTGATTCCAGGTGGTATACAGGTGTGAGCCTTGTGGATATCAACAATGATGGCCACTTGGACATCTATCTTAGTGTTTCAGGGAAAAATGGGAACAAAAGCAATCAACTCTATGTCAACAATGGGGACCTGACTTTTTCGGAAAGAGCTGGAGAATATGGTATAAACGACAATGGCCAATCCATACAATCCACATTTTTTGACTATGACAAAGACGGGGATCTGGATTTATTCGTCATCAATTATCCCATAACGGACTTTAAAACGGCCAATACGGTATATCGAATGATGATAAACCGGGCGGATATGGCAAAGAGCGATCATTTGTACACCAACAACGGCGACGGTACATTTACCAATGTTACTGAAAAGTCCGGTTTACTGAATTTTGGTCTCTCGGTGAGTTCCTCCATTGCGGATTACAACAACGACGGATGGGACGACATCTACGTTTCCAATGATTTCAGTACCCCGGATTACCTCTATATCAATAATGGGGATGGCACTTTTACCGATAAACTGAGCGAAGCCACAAAACAGGTTTCGTTTTACGGGATGGGTACGGACGCCGAAGATGTGAACAATGATGGATTATTGGACCTCGTCCAAATGGATATGGCCCCGGAGGACAATCGGCGTTCAAAGGCCAATATGGCCAGCATGAATGTCGGTCTTTTTTGGAGCACGGTCAACCATGGGTTCCATTACCAGTACATGTACAACTCTTTTCAGCTCAACCAAGGCATGGATGCCGATGGTCTTCCTATTTTTAGCAACATTGGATGGATGGCCGGCATTTCCTCCACGGATTGGAGCTGGGGTCCCCTGATAGCCGATTTTGACAATGATGGTTGGAAAGACTTGTTCATCACCAACGGAACCCGTAGGGAAATCAACAACAAGGACTTTTTTAAGAACCTTGAAAAAGACCATGTTGACCTCAATAAGGCCTCTTTGGTCGATTTGGTCAATGAGATGCCCTCAGAAAAAATTGACAACTATATTTTCAAGAATACCAATGGGCTACAGTTCAAAAAAGTAAACGAGGATTGGGGCCTGACCTATAAAGGGTTTTCCAACGGGGCCGCCTATGGTGACCTGGACAATGACGGAGACTTGGATTTGGTGGTGAACAATATAGATGATACGTGTCGTGTGTTCCAGAACAATACCTCAGAAATCAAGGATGGGCATTACCTAAGGGTTAAACTGGTATCAGATCAACCAAACCACATGGGTATTGGTACCAAGGTAACGGTCATAAGTGGCGGCCTGACCCAATTTTTCCATTTGAATCCAACCAAAGGGTTCCAATCCTTTATGGAGCCAGTGCTTCATTTCGGCTTGGGGAAGAGCAACAAGATCGATTCATTGATGGTGGATTGGAGCGATGGTTCCCGGGAAGTTTCCGTGGACATCAATGCGGACCAGACCCTAACCTTCACCAAAGGTGAAAATCAAAAACAGGAAAGACCTGAAGCCACGATGGAACAGATGTTCCAATTGACCCTTCAGAAATTTGACACGATTTTCTGGCACAGTGAAAACCCCTACAACGATTTTGGCAAACAAGTACTGCTTCCGCACAAATTATCAAATTTTGGTCCCGCCATGGCCGTTGCCGATATCAATGGGGACGGACTTGATGATATCTTCGTAGGAAATGGCGCCGGATTTCCAGCGGCCATGTATGTACAGCAACCTGATGAAACTTTTGTTTTGACACATGGAATCTGGGAACAGGACAAAAAATATGAGGACTTGGGTGCCCTATTCTTTGATGCCAATAATGATGGCAACCAGGATCTGTATGTTGTCAGTGGAGGCAATGGGTTTACGGATGAGGAAATGTTCCAGGACAGGCTATACTTGAACTTCAATGGTACTTTTCAGAAATCGGAAGGGATCCTGCCAAAGATCACGGGAAGCGGTTCCCGTGTAATTCCATCGGACATTGATCATGATGGGGATATCGATCTCTTTGTGGGGGGAAGGATCTCACCACAAAATTATCCAAATCCAGGTCGAAGCTACTTGCTGGTCAACCAAATGGACCAAGGTGTTCCAAAATTTGTGGATGCCACGGATGAACTGGCCCCTGGGCTGGCTGATATCGGCATGGTCACCGATGCGCTTTGGAATGATTTTGATGAAAATGGCACCACGGACCTAATTGTGGTGGGGGAATGGTTGCCCTTGACCATTTATAGTCAGGAAAATGGAAGATTCATCGACAGGACATCGGATTTTGGTTTTGCGGATACCACAGGGTGGTGGTCCAGTATCGACGGTGCGGATTTCGATAAGGACGGTGATGTCGATATCATTGTCGGCAATCTCGGATTGAACTATAAATATCAGGCGACCCCAGAGGCCTCCTTTGAGTTATACGCCAATGATTTTGATGAGAACGGAAACACGGATATTGCCCTCGGATATCACAATGAAGGAGTTCTATACCCGGTAAGGGGACGGCAATGCTCCTCAGAACAAATACCGGCAATCCAACTTAAGTTCAAGGATTACAATTCGTTTGCCCAAGCTTCTTTGGAAGAAGTATATGGCAAGGAAAATCTCAAGGAGTCCCAACATTTTACCGTAAAGTCCTTCGCCAGTGTCTTACTGGAAAACAAGGGGAAGGGCAGCTACGAATCAAAGCAACTTCCTTTGATGGCCCAATTATCTCCCATCAACGATATTTTGATCGAGGACTTCAACAATGATGGCCTTCTCGATGTGATCATCGGAGGCAATCTGTACGCGTCAGAAATCGAGACCCCTCGCAACGATGCCTCAATAGGCCTACTGTTACTGGGTGATGGTGAATGTGGTTTTAGCCCAATGCCCTATTCCAAAAGTGGGATAAACATGGCATATGACGTTAAGACCCTTGGCTTGATAAAGAAGGACAATGGATTCAGCGTAGTGATTGCCAACAACCAAGGACCATTGGAATTACTTTCACAGTCATTCCCTGTTCCTTGA
- a CDS encoding TolB family protein: MKNTITLLSLFLLSLITMAQENPIGIFQYNKDIGNPKLAGSAAYNDATQTYTIKGAGYNIWGQRDEHRYLYNKVKGDFIATGNFKFEGINEVHRKIGWMARASEDDNSVMVGGFLHGDGLTAGQWRERKGAAMQNPFDDVWAAKSYYDIIQLERRGNTFIVRAAHEGEPLQLISSKKLEFMPEEVLLGIVICSHVEDVIESANVWNVRIDQPVAEDYDPSAEGWIGCRLETMNVFDGKRKVIFEKDSRFEAPNWMPNGDELLFNMEGSLYTIPVSGGELEKLNTGSADRLNNDHCISFNGKLLGISHNDGNGSNVFYLPLEGGEPEPVTTTPPSYLHGWAPNNRDLVYVARRNGSDIYDIYKKSIRGGNEVKLTNNGKLEHVDGCEYSPDGKYIYYNGSKNGGTMQLWRMKPDGSQKEQLTFDQYNDWFPHISPDGKWIAFISFMPDITLNAHPSYKRVMLRLMPTSGGAPKVIAYLYGGQGTINVNSWSPDSKHIAFVSNSGK, from the coding sequence ATGAAAAATACGATTACTTTACTTTCGTTGTTCCTATTATCCCTAATCACAATGGCTCAAGAAAATCCAATAGGCATTTTCCAATACAACAAAGATATCGGCAATCCTAAATTGGCCGGTTCGGCCGCATATAATGATGCCACCCAAACCTACACCATTAAAGGTGCTGGATATAACATATGGGGACAACGCGACGAGCACCGTTACCTGTACAATAAGGTCAAGGGTGATTTCATTGCCACGGGCAACTTCAAATTTGAAGGCATCAACGAGGTGCATCGAAAGATTGGTTGGATGGCCCGTGCCTCGGAAGATGACAATTCGGTCATGGTTGGGGGATTTTTACACGGTGATGGCCTGACCGCTGGTCAGTGGAGGGAACGAAAAGGAGCGGCCATGCAAAATCCCTTTGATGATGTTTGGGCCGCCAAATCCTACTACGATATCATCCAATTGGAAAGGCGGGGCAATACCTTTATTGTCAGGGCTGCCCATGAGGGAGAACCCCTTCAACTCATAAGCTCAAAAAAGTTGGAGTTCATGCCGGAAGAAGTCTTGTTGGGAATCGTTATTTGTTCCCATGTTGAGGATGTCATTGAAAGTGCCAACGTATGGAATGTGCGGATCGACCAGCCGGTTGCCGAAGATTATGATCCAAGTGCCGAAGGGTGGATCGGGTGTAGATTGGAAACTATGAATGTTTTTGATGGCAAACGTAAGGTCATCTTTGAAAAGGACAGTCGTTTTGAGGCACCCAACTGGATGCCAAACGGCGATGAACTGTTGTTCAACATGGAAGGATCACTTTATACCATACCAGTGTCCGGAGGCGAACTGGAAAAGTTGAATACCGGCTCGGCGGACAGATTGAACAACGACCATTGTATTTCCTTCAATGGGAAGTTGTTGGGCATTAGCCACAACGATGGCAATGGCTCCAATGTATTTTATTTACCACTTGAGGGCGGGGAACCTGAACCTGTGACAACGACCCCCCCTTCCTACCTCCACGGATGGGCCCCAAACAACAGGGACTTGGTATATGTGGCCAGGCGCAATGGATCTGACATCTATGATATCTACAAAAAATCGATTCGGGGCGGAAATGAGGTGAAGCTCACCAATAATGGGAAGTTGGAACATGTTGACGGATGTGAGTATTCCCCTGATGGAAAATACATTTACTACAACGGGTCCAAAAATGGCGGAACCATGCAGTTGTGGCGAATGAAACCTGATGGTAGTCAAAAAGAACAGTTGACCTTTGACCAATATAACGATTGGTTCCCCCATATTTCCCCGGATGGAAAATGGATCGCCTTTATTTCTTTTATGCCTGACATTACGTTGAACGCACACCCATCATACAAAAGGGTAATGTTACGGTTGATGCCAACTTCGGGAGGTGCACCAAAAGTGATTGCGTATTTGTATGGAGGCCAAGGAACCATCAATGTAAATTCTTGGTCACCTGACAGTAAGCATATAGCATTTGTTAGCAATTCGGGTAAATGA
- a CDS encoding ThuA domain-containing protein: protein MKKKTNFPIELNCKSKKKCLFFHFGTLLFVFLFFTESTVAQKQFKALLITETAGWHHESILNGIQALEELALTHNFELHRQQEARNITDEGLKEYDVVIFLSTTANIFDNGEQAAFERYIRSGGGYVGIHAASDTEYEWEWYTQLVGRMFHIHPVQQTAKLKIVDHNFPGLEHFPETLLWTDEWYEFGKENVSGLNYLISVDENTYDPEVIWADRDLTASGEKVDRVGRGMGDFHPIAWYHEFDGGRAFYTALGHIEKTYQNPWFLAHLYGGIFYAATGKGIE from the coding sequence ATGAAGAAAAAAACAAATTTCCCTATTGAACTCAATTGCAAAAGCAAAAAGAAATGTCTGTTCTTTCATTTTGGAACACTTCTGTTTGTATTCCTTTTTTTTACTGAAAGCACTGTGGCACAAAAACAGTTCAAGGCCCTATTGATCACAGAAACTGCCGGTTGGCACCATGAATCCATTCTCAATGGTATTCAGGCCTTGGAAGAACTTGCACTGACCCATAATTTTGAACTCCACCGACAACAAGAGGCCAGAAATATTACGGATGAAGGCCTTAAAGAATATGACGTGGTCATTTTTTTAAGTACCACGGCCAATATCTTCGATAACGGGGAACAGGCTGCTTTTGAAAGGTATATCAGATCAGGCGGGGGATATGTGGGCATCCATGCCGCATCCGATACAGAGTATGAGTGGGAATGGTACACCCAACTGGTAGGACGTATGTTCCACATCCATCCCGTCCAACAAACTGCCAAACTAAAAATAGTCGACCATAATTTCCCCGGCCTTGAACACTTTCCCGAAACCCTGTTGTGGACGGACGAGTGGTATGAATTTGGCAAAGAAAATGTGAGTGGATTGAACTATCTCATCAGTGTAGATGAAAATACCTATGACCCAGAGGTGATTTGGGCCGATCGGGACCTGACTGCCTCCGGTGAAAAAGTCGACCGTGTTGGCAGGGGAATGGGCGATTTTCATCCCATAGCATGGTACCATGAATTTGATGGAGGTCGTGCATTTTACACGGCCCTTGGGCATATTGAAAAAACATATCAAAACCCATGGTTCTTGGCACATCTCTATGGTGGTATTTTTTATGCCGCTACCGGCAAAGGAATTGAATAA
- a CDS encoding sugar phosphate isomerase/epimerase: MITRKEFLWQSGAFTLGALLLPSACAMGGNNVKQELGIQLYTFRDQMVKDPKGTLEQIAKIGIKKIETARSNKGHYYGLSPKDMKSTCEALGMKLVSGHIHLDDQWEQTIEEAVASGQEYLICSTMPTNGQTSDNYKKVADAFNKAGEDCKAAGLKFGYHNHEYEFESHNGEVLYDVLLDNTDADLVHMELDLGWAVVAGKDPLDYFNRYEGRFPLWHLKDMNMEEKVSTEFGKGGLDVPLMLKNSEKSGVKHIFIEQEEYATTPLESMRHNMEYLGNL; encoded by the coding sequence ATGATTACACGAAAAGAATTTTTATGGCAATCAGGGGCCTTTACTTTGGGAGCCCTGCTCCTGCCTTCTGCCTGCGCAATGGGTGGAAATAACGTAAAACAGGAATTGGGTATCCAACTGTACACTTTTAGAGATCAAATGGTGAAAGATCCGAAAGGTACTTTGGAACAGATAGCCAAAATAGGAATCAAAAAAATTGAGACCGCAAGGAGCAATAAGGGTCATTATTATGGACTGTCCCCAAAAGATATGAAATCCACCTGCGAGGCTTTGGGGATGAAATTGGTGAGTGGACATATCCATCTGGATGACCAGTGGGAACAGACCATTGAGGAGGCCGTAGCTTCCGGACAGGAGTATCTTATCTGTTCCACCATGCCCACCAATGGACAAACATCCGACAATTACAAAAAAGTGGCCGATGCCTTCAATAAGGCGGGAGAAGACTGCAAGGCGGCAGGACTCAAGTTTGGGTACCATAACCATGAATATGAGTTTGAATCCCACAATGGAGAGGTCCTATATGATGTACTTTTGGACAATACGGATGCCGACCTTGTGCACATGGAACTCGATCTGGGTTGGGCCGTGGTGGCGGGCAAGGACCCGTTGGATTATTTCAACCGATATGAAGGTCGTTTTCCCCTATGGCACCTCAAAGATATGAACATGGAAGAAAAGGTGAGCACCGAATTTGGAAAGGGCGGTCTGGATGTTCCCCTTATGTTAAAAAATTCAGAGAAATCCGGTGTAAAACATATTTTCATTGAGCAGGAAGAATATGCAACAACCCCTTTGGAAAGTATGCGTCACAATATGGAATATTTGGGCAATTTATAG
- a CDS encoding PD40 domain-containing protein: MKKLRLSICIVFSTMGCFAQIGDFEQALDIGDPAVTGSSTYDEATQTYTLTGGGSNIWFNHDEFHFLFKKIKGDFILTANFELVGNEDGNGHRKTGWMIRESTEDDAVSINSCLHGDGLVVLQWRLMSGAYMRDPEDEIFFPKQYFGESIIQLERLGNSVTMRIAHPGEPLEEMETLTMPDLKDEVLVGPYVLAHDPEDRQTAKIWNVRISKPVAPNWHPNHLVETASHEGVVRGSRVETVDIETGKRNVLHISDHGLASPSFSKDGKAIYFLDGNRSYSVPVNGRGAPIVAEDRMDGPERKGKAKFVYYNEGKRSTNQIWRKRANGNEPVQLTHGLDHSWYPHLSPDGKWVAFLSMPHDAKPDEPVRFQNVSIKIMPTGAGAPKTIAHFYGGKGSFDQYAWSPDSKSLVFVSTSQ, encoded by the coding sequence GTGAAAAAATTAAGATTGAGTATTTGCATTGTATTTTCCACCATGGGTTGCTTTGCCCAAATTGGGGATTTCGAGCAGGCCTTGGACATCGGTGATCCGGCCGTAACGGGATCTTCCACATATGATGAGGCCACCCAGACCTATACCTTGACAGGAGGGGGCAGTAATATTTGGTTCAACCATGATGAGTTCCATTTTCTCTTTAAGAAAATAAAAGGGGATTTTATCCTAACGGCCAATTTTGAACTTGTAGGAAACGAAGATGGCAACGGCCATCGAAAGACGGGGTGGATGATACGGGAATCTACCGAAGATGATGCCGTAAGCATCAATTCCTGTTTGCACGGAGATGGATTGGTGGTACTGCAATGGCGTTTGATGAGTGGGGCCTATATGCGAGATCCCGAGGATGAGATATTTTTCCCCAAACAGTATTTTGGGGAGAGTATCATACAATTGGAACGTTTGGGAAATTCCGTTACCATGCGGATTGCCCATCCCGGTGAACCCTTGGAAGAAATGGAGACCCTGACCATGCCCGATTTAAAGGATGAGGTTCTGGTTGGGCCCTATGTGTTGGCCCATGATCCTGAGGATCGTCAAACGGCCAAAATATGGAATGTGCGGATTTCCAAACCCGTTGCCCCTAATTGGCACCCAAACCATTTGGTGGAAACAGCATCACATGAAGGAGTGGTCAGGGGAAGCAGGGTGGAAACCGTTGATATAGAAACCGGAAAAAGGAACGTTCTACACATATCGGATCATGGGTTGGCCTCCCCAAGTTTTTCAAAGGATGGAAAAGCCATTTATTTCCTTGATGGGAATAGAAGTTATTCCGTTCCCGTCAATGGACGGGGCGCCCCCATAGTGGCGGAAGATAGAATGGACGGGCCAGAAAGAAAGGGCAAAGCCAAGTTTGTATATTATAATGAGGGGAAAAGATCGACCAATCAAATTTGGCGAAAACGGGCCAATGGCAATGAGCCTGTTCAATTGACACACGGTTTGGACCATTCTTGGTACCCACATCTATCACCAGATGGGAAATGGGTGGCCTTTCTGTCAATGCCACATGATGCCAAACCTGATGAACCAGTGCGGTTCCAGAACGTAAGTATCAAAATCATGCCAACTGGGGCGGGGGCGCCGAAGACCATTGCACATTTCTATGGGGGTAAGGGCAGTTTTGATCAATATGCGTGGTCCCCTGACAGTAAATCCTTGGTTTTCGTGAGCACGTCACAATAG
- a CDS encoding mannonate dehydratase — MKKNRRSFIKKSASMAAMASLGGIAYARSGHQAQKNIKQTAELNGLSKDAGIEMSNAYFWGMEAHAYLIELAKQMGAYGAVAGIDGRLFRNPNGKPWEYESIKDVVDAWKSVGLKYNVVEGPPSLGNKTKLGLEGKDEEIENFITFMKNVKKAGVDVICYNWMPVISWARTDMARLGRGGALMTAFDYDAVKDKPLTEYGEFTKETLWDNLGYFLRAVVPEAEQIGMKLALHPDDPQVHSIQGIPRIMNTVENFDRMLDIIASDYNGITMCQGNFSLMGPDIPTLIRRWGNAGKIHFVHFRNVRELSGELPSTKFTETFHDEGDIDMYEAMRAYYDIGFKGAMRADHVPTMAGEENKRPGYMDLGNLFAIGYMRGLAESVSKEKREVG, encoded by the coding sequence ATGAAGAAAAATAGGAGAAGTTTCATAAAAAAAAGTGCCTCTATGGCGGCCATGGCCTCCTTAGGGGGTATTGCATATGCCCGTTCAGGACACCAAGCACAAAAAAATATAAAGCAAACTGCAGAATTGAACGGGCTTTCAAAGGATGCAGGGATAGAAATGAGCAACGCGTACTTCTGGGGAATGGAAGCCCATGCCTATTTAATAGAATTGGCGAAACAAATGGGTGCTTATGGTGCAGTGGCCGGGATAGATGGAAGACTTTTTAGGAATCCTAATGGAAAACCCTGGGAGTATGAATCCATAAAAGATGTGGTGGATGCCTGGAAATCTGTCGGGCTCAAGTATAATGTGGTAGAAGGCCCCCCATCTTTGGGCAATAAGACAAAACTGGGCTTGGAGGGAAAGGATGAAGAAATAGAGAACTTCATCACCTTTATGAAGAACGTAAAAAAAGCTGGGGTGGATGTGATCTGCTATAATTGGATGCCGGTCATTAGTTGGGCGAGGACCGACATGGCCAGACTGGGAAGGGGCGGAGCCCTAATGACCGCCTTTGATTATGATGCGGTAAAGGACAAACCTTTGACCGAGTATGGAGAATTCACCAAAGAGACGCTATGGGACAACCTAGGGTATTTTTTAAGGGCAGTGGTCCCCGAGGCAGAGCAGATCGGTATGAAGTTGGCCTTACACCCAGATGATCCACAAGTACACAGCATACAGGGAATCCCCAGGATCATGAACACTGTGGAGAATTTCGATCGGATGTTGGATATCATTGCAAGCGATTACAATGGAATTACCATGTGCCAGGGAAATTTTTCTCTAATGGGGCCTGATATCCCAACATTGATCAGGCGATGGGGAAATGCGGGTAAAATACACTTTGTACATTTTAGAAATGTCAGGGAACTCAGTGGAGAATTGCCCAGTACCAAATTTACCGAAACTTTCCATGATGAGGGAGATATCGATATGTATGAGGCCATGAGGGCCTATTATGACATTGGTTTTAAAGGTGCGATGCGCGCTGACCATGTTCCAACCATGGCGGGGGAGGAGAATAAAAGACCTGGATATATGGATCTTGGGAACTTGTTTGCCATTGGGTATATGCGAGGTTTGGCTGAATCCGTGAGCAAAGAAAAAAGGGAGGTCGGCTAG
- a CDS encoding GMC family oxidoreductase: MQIIESSVVYDVIIVGSGAGGGMATKILSEAGLKVAVVEAGPFFDPADPEQRTQMRWPYESPRRGANTKRPFGDFDSAYGGWEIEGEPYTNAENSNFRWFRSRMLGGRTNHWGRISLRFGPRDFKGKDHDGLGENWPIGYEDVKPYYDKVDKLIGVFGTNEGLPNDPDGFFLPPPKPRLHELFFIKGAKKSNIPVYPSRMSMLTKRINNDRGVCFYCGQCSRACQIYADFSSGTCLIFPAQKNGGQIDLFVNCMVREVTTDQEGKATGVSYISKEDRKEYKLRGKIVVLAASACSTARILLNSKSRQHPNGLGNSSDIVGKYLHDSTGTGRASFVPDLMNRKPTYNEDGVGGMHIYTPWWLDNKNLDFPRGYHLEIWGGMKMPAYGFGFDPNEFNTFFGLTVGGYGNSLRKDVKKYYGSIVGMSGRGESIPQKSNYCEIDDTKVDEFGIPVLKFNYQWTDNEIRQVKHMHDTFEEIFHNIGAEPLGERPSEEQNFGIEAPGMIIHEVGTTRMGDDEKTSVVNSHQQLHDVDNVFIVDAGPFVSQADKNPTWTILALSWRTSDYIVEQLKQQNI; the protein is encoded by the coding sequence GTGCAGATAATAGAATCTTCAGTTGTCTATGATGTCATCATTGTAGGCTCTGGTGCAGGAGGTGGAATGGCCACCAAAATTCTCTCTGAGGCTGGATTGAAGGTGGCCGTTGTCGAGGCCGGCCCCTTCTTTGATCCGGCAGACCCTGAACAAAGAACCCAAATGAGATGGCCCTATGAGTCTCCGAGGAGGGGCGCGAACACAAAGAGACCATTTGGTGATTTCGACTCAGCCTATGGGGGATGGGAAATAGAGGGGGAACCTTATACGAATGCCGAGAACAGCAATTTCAGATGGTTCCGCTCCCGGATGTTGGGGGGACGTACCAACCATTGGGGACGGATTTCGCTCCGTTTTGGTCCTCGGGATTTCAAAGGAAAGGACCATGATGGTCTGGGAGAGAATTGGCCCATTGGATATGAGGATGTAAAACCCTATTACGACAAAGTGGATAAACTGATCGGTGTCTTCGGGACCAATGAAGGTTTGCCCAACGACCCTGATGGGTTCTTTCTTCCTCCCCCAAAACCAAGGTTACATGAACTCTTCTTTATAAAAGGTGCAAAAAAATCGAACATTCCGGTGTATCCATCCAGGATGTCCATGCTTACCAAGAGAATCAATAACGACAGGGGGGTCTGTTTCTACTGCGGGCAATGCTCAAGGGCCTGCCAGATCTATGCTGATTTTTCCTCTGGCACTTGTTTGATATTCCCGGCCCAAAAGAATGGTGGCCAGATAGACCTTTTTGTGAACTGTATGGTACGTGAGGTAACCACGGACCAAGAGGGGAAGGCCACAGGGGTTTCCTATATCAGCAAGGAGGACAGGAAGGAATACAAATTAAGGGGAAAAATAGTGGTGTTGGCCGCATCTGCCTGCAGCACCGCAAGAATACTTTTAAATTCAAAGAGCAGGCAACATCCAAATGGTTTGGGCAACAGCAGTGACATTGTCGGGAAGTACCTCCATGATTCAACCGGGACAGGCAGAGCTAGTTTTGTACCCGATCTCATGAACAGAAAACCTACCTACAATGAGGATGGTGTTGGGGGCATGCACATCTACACACCTTGGTGGTTGGACAATAAGAACTTGGATTTTCCAAGGGGATACCATCTAGAGATATGGGGAGGCATGAAGATGCCGGCATATGGTTTTGGTTTCGATCCAAACGAATTCAATACATTCTTTGGCCTCACGGTAGGCGGGTATGGAAATAGCTTGCGAAAGGATGTCAAAAAGTATTATGGTTCCATCGTGGGCATGTCGGGAAGGGGGGAATCGATACCACAAAAAAGCAACTACTGCGAAATTGACGACACAAAAGTTGATGAATTCGGCATACCCGTTCTCAAGTTCAACTATCAATGGACCGACAATGAAATCAGGCAAGTAAAGCACATGCATGACACATTTGAAGAAATCTTCCACAATATAGGGGCAGAACCCTTGGGCGAAAGACCTAGTGAAGAGCAAAACTTTGGTATCGAGGCCCCCGGTATGATAATCCATGAAGTGGGCACCACCCGTATGGGTGATGATGAAAAGACCTCCGTGGTCAACAGCCACCAACAATTGCATGATGTGGACAACGTGTTTATTGTGGATGCGGGACCCTTTGTGTCCCAAGCGGACAAGAATCCAACATGGACCATCTTGGCGCTCTCATGGAGAACCTCAGACTATATTGTGGAACAACTCAAACAGCAGAACATCTAG